A window of the Acanthochromis polyacanthus isolate Apoly-LR-REF ecotype Palm Island chromosome 10, KAUST_Apoly_ChrSc, whole genome shotgun sequence genome harbors these coding sequences:
- the LOC127535659 gene encoding uncharacterized protein LOC127535659, which yields MSEEQEIVDQCITNLFNQGLTQAEIAMCLAVRHNIHISVRHLRRLFARLRLYRRRGLTEPDVMVNYIAEQLRGPGRLHGYRMMSERCRSAGLRVTRNQVYEVLCFLDPDGLQQRRGRRLRRRHYSVPGPNFIWHMDSYDKLTPFGIGVNGCIDGFSRRIIWMHANFTNSKPEVIAAYFIDAVTELGGCPKIIRSDFGTENVHVNRLQCFLREDENGTVHGPCVLQGRSTSNQRIESWWGQYRRQNADYWRDVFQEFQSVGDFTGDMIDKGLIQFCFLNIIQKEIDTVRRMRNTHRIRPSGNGRDLYPGRPFLMYDTPELYQARDYLQPVDYDKLDIILEEEICLWKTDIVCDPDLHELCLLLMGEHHLEASHNAAGATRLYRQLRPLIRAHLSESE from the exons ATGTCGGAGGAGCAGGAGATTGTTGATCAGTGCATCACAAATCTTTTCAACCAGGGACTGACACAGGCTGAAATAGCTATGTGCCTTGCTGTTCGGCACAATATACATATCAGTGTGCGTCACCTTAGAAGACTGTTTGCAAGGCTTCGACTTTATCGGCGGCGTGGTCTAACTGAGCCTGATGTCATGGTTAACTACATTGCTGAGCAGCTAAGAGGTCCTGGACGTCTCCATGGTTATCGGATGATGAGTGAGAGATGTAGATCTGCAGGATTGCGGGTTACCAGAAACCAAGTGTATGAAGTGCTATGTTTTTTGGACCCAGACGGTTTACAGCAGAGAAGAGGGAGGAGACTCAGAAGAAGGCACTACAGTGTCCCAGGACCAAATTTCATTTGGCACATGGACTCTTATGATAAACTCACACCATTTGGAATCGGAGTTAATGGATGCATTGATGGCTTCTCCCGGCGTATCATCTGGATGCACGCAAACTTCACGAACAGTAAACCAGAAGTTATTGCAGCGTATTTCATtgatgctgttactgagcttgGTGGTTGTCCAAAAATCATCCGATCTGATTTTGGTACAGAGAATGTGCATGTCAACCGATTGCAGTGTTTTTTGCGTGAAGATGAAAATGGCACTGTTCATGGACCCTGTGTACTTCAAGGAAGAAGTACGAGCAACCAAAGAATCGAAAGTTGGTGGGGCCAATATCGAAGACAAAATGCAGACTACTGGAGAGACGTGTTCCAGGAGTTCCAGTCAGTTGGTGACTTCACTGGAGATATGATTGACAAGGGTCTCATACAGTTTTGCTTTCTTAACATCATACAG AAGGAGATAGACACTGTGAGGAGAATGCGGAACACTCATCGGATCCGGCCTAGTGGCAATGGACGGGACCTGTATCCTGGAAGACCTTTTCTGATGTATGACACTCCAGAACTTTACCAAGCACGGGACTACCTCCAGCCAGTGGACTATGACAAGCTTGACATTATCCTAGAAGAAGAGATTTGCCTTTGGAAAACTGACATTGTCTGTGACCCAGACCTTCACGAGCTATGTTTGTTGTTAATGGGAGAACATCATCTTGAGGCCAGCCATAATGCTGCTGGGGCAACCAGACTGTACAGACAGCTGAGGCCCTTGATAAGAGCACACCTGTCAGAATCAGAGTAA